In Maridesulfovibrio sp., a single genomic region encodes these proteins:
- a CDS encoding sigma 54-interacting transcriptional regulator: MEKVSHHPLSSERKAEVLDQWQSFQETGTVDRSIVRPMILASWERCRRAELPRDSLALCPIDAEALERSTARNRSLVESAKHLMDKLVHSIHLSKSVVTLVDTDGLVLHASATSQDLENVPYGVPGRRCDEATIGTNGMGLCAIEKKAVHVIASEHYNSSLHYLSCSAAPIHDVSGRFVGAINLAISSENFHQHTLGLVEAAAHAIEEHLRLRTLVRNQKVILDLLDEGVIVLASDGVISSINPQACRMLGISEHSEGRNILEYFQPGSILQSVLAERVSFHDREVSFELREGRRSCILSCAPFGETGVILTLRGVKRMRSYASRVAGSKAVYTFDNIIGESAVLQETIRLTRVAANSEATTLLVGESGTGKELFAQAIHNAGNRRKGPFVVVNCGALPRNLVQSELFGYVSGAFSGALKDGSPGKFELADGGTLFLDEIGEMPLEAQVSLLRLLQESEVTRLGGKQAKRIDVRIIAATNKDLPGAVRNKSFREDLYYRLNVLTINIPPLRQREGDVSQLAGVFLDKFAGTLNKKHLRLSEEAASAMEAYHWPGNVRELENCIERLVNVTRGDIIDMTDLPQDLVGDMVLLPSVRTTGPSMSLKHIQKAHILDTLRETGGNLRRTSSLLNISRSTLYAKIKQYHIEVDAFRAV; the protein is encoded by the coding sequence ATGGAAAAAGTATCTCATCACCCTCTGTCCAGTGAACGCAAGGCCGAGGTTCTGGATCAATGGCAGTCTTTTCAGGAGACCGGCACGGTTGACAGATCAATAGTCCGGCCCATGATTCTTGCCTCCTGGGAACGCTGCCGCAGGGCGGAGCTTCCCCGCGATTCTCTTGCCCTGTGTCCCATTGATGCCGAAGCGCTTGAGCGCTCCACTGCCCGGAACAGGAGTCTGGTGGAAAGTGCCAAGCACCTGATGGACAAGCTTGTCCATTCCATACATCTCTCCAAGAGCGTGGTCACTCTGGTCGATACGGACGGGCTTGTCCTGCACGCATCGGCCACCAGTCAGGATCTCGAAAATGTTCCCTACGGTGTTCCCGGTCGCCGTTGCGATGAGGCCACCATAGGCACCAACGGTATGGGGCTGTGTGCCATTGAAAAGAAGGCTGTGCATGTTATCGCGTCCGAGCATTACAATTCTTCACTTCATTATCTGAGCTGCTCCGCCGCGCCCATTCACGATGTTTCCGGCCGGTTTGTCGGAGCCATAAATCTGGCTATCAGTTCCGAAAATTTTCATCAGCACACGCTGGGGCTTGTCGAGGCAGCCGCCCACGCCATAGAGGAGCATCTGCGGCTGCGCACACTGGTCCGCAACCAGAAGGTGATTCTGGACTTGCTGGACGAGGGGGTAATCGTTCTCGCCAGTGACGGAGTGATCAGCAGCATCAACCCGCAGGCCTGCAGGATGCTTGGAATCAGCGAGCATTCCGAAGGCCGGAACATACTGGAATATTTCCAACCCGGTTCAATTCTCCAGTCCGTTCTTGCCGAGCGCGTTTCCTTCCATGACCGGGAGGTCTCGTTCGAATTGCGTGAGGGCAGGCGTTCATGCATATTGTCCTGTGCTCCGTTCGGCGAAACCGGGGTGATCCTGACCCTGCGCGGGGTCAAACGCATGCGCAGCTATGCGTCCAGAGTGGCCGGTTCCAAGGCTGTGTATACATTCGATAATATTATCGGAGAATCAGCCGTGCTGCAGGAAACCATCCGGCTTACAAGGGTTGCCGCCAACAGTGAAGCCACCACTCTGCTGGTGGGGGAATCCGGTACCGGCAAGGAATTGTTCGCTCAGGCCATTCATAATGCGGGTAACCGCCGGAAAGGACCGTTTGTTGTGGTAAACTGCGGCGCATTGCCCCGCAATCTGGTGCAGAGTGAATTGTTCGGCTATGTTTCCGGTGCGTTTTCCGGTGCCCTCAAGGACGGCAGTCCCGGCAAATTTGAACTGGCCGACGGTGGAACATTGTTTCTCGATGAAATCGGGGAAATGCCGCTGGAAGCTCAGGTAAGCCTGTTGCGCCTGCTTCAGGAGAGCGAGGTGACCCGGCTGGGAGGCAAGCAGGCCAAGCGGATTGACGTGCGCATCATCGCCGCCACAAACAAGGACCTGCCCGGTGCAGTACGCAACAAGTCGTTTCGCGAGGACCTTTATTATCGTCTGAACGTATTGACCATTAACATTCCGCCGTTGCGGCAGCGTGAAGGGGATGTTTCACAACTGGCGGGAGTTTTTCTGGACAAGTTCGCAGGTACTTTGAACAAAAAACATCTGCGGCTGTCGGAAGAAGCCGCGTCCGCAATGGAAGCGTACCACTGGCCCGGAAATGTGCGGGAACTCGAAAACTGCATTGAACGGCTGGTGAACGTGACCCGTGGTGATATAATCGACATGACGGACCTGCCGCAGGATTTAGTGGGAGACATGGTCCTGTTGCCTTCCGTGCGCACCACCGGTCCTTCCATGTCGCTTAAGCACATTCAGAAAGCGCATATTCTGGACACCCTGCGCGAAACAGGCGGCAATCTGCGCCGGACGTCTTCCCTTCTGAACATATCCCGTTCCACCCTTTACGCGAAAATAAAGCAGTATCACATTGAGGTGGATGCTTTCCGCGCCGTGTAG
- a CDS encoding TolC family protein — MNRKQQLLLLAIGAFLILCGCKRDYTHAEATASVNGTGQSAPEDWTAGVKDTGQVRDGWIKNFHDIELDSLVDEAMKNNPNLQAAAARVDRANALAKQAGAALSPTVDLGGQLAGGSGQPSASAQGVGLGISWEADVWGRLGLTEKSAETSARAVAADYEFARQSLAASTARGWFLLCETNRQIEFLKSIVGMLENMYRIEQKKQETGKVTAMEVSQVHASLAEAKDAVVKAEAARQESARSLETLIGRYPADNMTGADTLAATPPPIPVGQPSAILERRPDIIAAEDRVAAAFYAEKGAELLHLPRFTIQAGTGINALGDAIAGLTAGLFAPLYTGGEIEGQIEQATAEQKEAVANYAAAALKAFKEVETALTNEDLLKKREELLTSAVEDNRKTYELSKLQYDVGKIDMFEVLSHQAAWTGSEISLLNVKRRRLDNRISLHLALGGSFEEAK, encoded by the coding sequence ATGAACAGGAAACAACAACTGCTGCTGCTTGCAATTGGCGCATTCCTTATCCTGTGCGGATGTAAACGCGACTATACCCATGCGGAGGCCACGGCTTCCGTAAACGGCACCGGGCAATCCGCTCCGGAGGATTGGACCGCCGGGGTGAAGGATACAGGACAGGTCCGCGACGGCTGGATTAAAAATTTCCATGACATCGAACTGGACAGCCTTGTTGACGAAGCCATGAAAAACAACCCGAACCTTCAGGCCGCGGCAGCACGGGTGGACCGCGCCAATGCCCTGGCCAAACAGGCCGGAGCGGCCCTTTCGCCCACGGTTGACCTTGGCGGCCAGCTGGCCGGAGGATCAGGCCAGCCCTCTGCTTCCGCACAGGGTGTCGGCTTGGGCATTTCATGGGAGGCGGACGTCTGGGGCCGCTTGGGACTGACAGAAAAATCAGCCGAAACATCGGCCCGCGCCGTTGCCGCAGACTATGAATTCGCACGCCAGTCTCTCGCCGCCTCCACGGCACGAGGATGGTTCCTGCTTTGCGAAACCAACCGCCAGATAGAATTCCTCAAAAGCATCGTGGGCATGCTTGAAAACATGTACCGCATAGAACAGAAAAAGCAGGAGACCGGAAAAGTTACTGCCATGGAAGTCAGCCAGGTACACGCCAGCCTTGCAGAAGCAAAGGATGCTGTGGTCAAGGCTGAGGCTGCCCGGCAGGAATCCGCAAGAAGCCTTGAAACGCTCATCGGCCGCTACCCGGCTGACAATATGACCGGGGCGGACACTCTGGCGGCCACTCCGCCGCCCATTCCGGTTGGCCAGCCATCAGCAATTCTGGAACGCAGGCCGGACATCATCGCAGCCGAAGACCGAGTTGCTGCCGCATTCTATGCTGAAAAGGGCGCGGAACTTCTGCACCTGCCCCGCTTCACCATTCAGGCCGGAACGGGAATAAACGCTCTGGGGGATGCCATTGCCGGGCTGACCGCAGGTCTTTTCGCCCCGCTTTACACTGGTGGAGAAATCGAAGGGCAGATAGAACAGGCCACTGCCGAACAAAAGGAAGCCGTTGCGAACTATGCCGCTGCAGCGCTCAAAGCGTTCAAGGAAGTGGAAACAGCCCTGACCAACGAAGACCTGCTCAAGAAGAGGGAAGAACTCCTCACCAGCGCAGTGGAGGACAACCGCAAGACCTATGAGCTTTCAAAACTGCAGTATGATGTCGGCAAAATAGACATGTTCGAGGTGCTCTCGCATCAGGCCGCCTGGACAGGATCGGAAATATCGCTGCTGAACGTCAAGCGCCGGAGACTGGATAACCGGATCAGTCTGCATCTGGCCCTTGGGGGAAGCTTTGAGGAAGCGAAATAG
- a CDS encoding DUF3302 domain-containing protein, giving the protein MIETDSRILDYIGAFMLIFVFLAIVYGIIYIHDIPYNIAKKRNHPHQDAIHAAGWVSLFTLHAIWPFLWIWAMIHKPDIQPDNEFLEAEQDGPETDAEPESRED; this is encoded by the coding sequence ATGATCGAAACGGATTCCCGCATACTGGATTATATAGGGGCATTCATGCTCATATTCGTCTTTCTGGCAATCGTGTACGGAATCATCTATATCCACGATATTCCCTACAACATTGCCAAGAAACGAAACCACCCCCACCAGGACGCCATCCACGCCGCAGGCTGGGTCAGCCTTTTCACCCTGCACGCCATCTGGCCCTTCCTCTGGATCTGGGCGATGATCCACAAGCCGGACATCCAGCCGGACAATGAATTTCTTGAGGCAGAACAGGACGGGCCGGAAACTGACGCCGAACCGGAAAGTAGGGAGGACTAG
- a CDS encoding NAD(P)-dependent oxidoreductase, translating to MGKHIIEEASRCLQCKKPLCSKGCPLGTPINKMIGLLLKGEMREAGALLFENNPLSVVCSLICPHENFCEGHCILGRKSSPVQVSDIEQYVSRYYLEQYIPPRPAETKKARIAIVGSGPAGITVAFILALKGYRVTIFESEEKIGGVLQYGIPDFRLPKDILEKLRRVLVQLGVKIRPNMLIGPVVSLHDLLRDGYEAVFIGTGVWNPKPLRLKGETLGNVHYAINYLKNPDVYDLGDRVAVIGAGNVAMDVARTALRKGAREVTVLYRRGEEDMSATGYEREYARLDGVRFEFYRSPVELTEDGVVCVRTAMEQDAEGNSRLKTVEGSEHLFEADSVFIAVSQNPRNNLAGIEIGRTGLVITDEEGRTTREGIFASGDVVTGARTVAEAVRCSKRSAQAIIDHVEG from the coding sequence ATGGGAAAACATATCATTGAAGAGGCTTCCCGCTGCCTGCAGTGCAAGAAGCCTTTGTGCAGCAAAGGGTGCCCGCTCGGAACACCGATCAACAAAATGATCGGCCTTCTGCTCAAGGGCGAAATGCGCGAGGCCGGGGCCTTGCTTTTTGAAAACAATCCGCTTTCCGTAGTCTGTTCACTTATCTGCCCGCATGAAAATTTCTGCGAGGGGCACTGCATTCTAGGACGCAAGAGTTCCCCTGTGCAGGTCAGCGACATTGAACAATACGTTTCAAGATATTATCTGGAGCAGTACATTCCACCCAGACCTGCGGAAACGAAGAAAGCGCGTATAGCCATAGTCGGCTCCGGGCCTGCCGGAATCACCGTGGCCTTCATACTTGCCCTGAAAGGGTACAGGGTTACTATCTTCGAGTCTGAAGAGAAAATCGGCGGGGTCCTGCAATACGGGATTCCGGATTTCCGGCTGCCCAAGGATATTCTGGAAAAGCTTCGCCGTGTTCTCGTGCAACTGGGAGTGAAAATCCGTCCCAATATGCTCATCGGTCCGGTGGTCAGTCTGCATGATCTTTTGCGTGACGGTTACGAAGCCGTTTTTATCGGAACAGGTGTCTGGAACCCCAAACCACTGCGGCTCAAGGGCGAAACTCTGGGAAATGTTCATTACGCCATCAACTATCTGAAAAATCCGGATGTGTACGATCTCGGAGACAGAGTGGCGGTCATCGGGGCCGGAAATGTGGCTATGGACGTGGCCCGCACCGCTCTGCGCAAAGGTGCTCGTGAGGTAACCGTTCTCTACCGCAGAGGCGAGGAGGACATGAGCGCAACCGGGTACGAGCGTGAGTATGCCCGGCTGGACGGTGTCCGGTTTGAATTCTACCGTTCACCGGTGGAACTGACCGAGGACGGTGTAGTCTGCGTCAGAACAGCCATGGAACAGGATGCTGAAGGAAACAGTCGTCTGAAAACCGTGGAAGGATCGGAACATCTCTTTGAGGCCGATTCGGTTTTCATCGCAGTCAGCCAGAATCCGCGCAACAATCTTGCGGGCATAGAGATAGGAAGGACCGGACTTGTCATTACCGACGAGGAAGGACGCACAACCAGAGAAGGAATATTCGCTTCCGGGGATGTGGTTACCGGTGCCCGCACTGTTGCCGAGGCCGTGCGCTGCTCCAAGCGGTCCGCACAGGCCATCATTGATCATGTTGAGGGATAG
- a CDS encoding nitrite reductase, producing MNNIEAEKLVVAPVERKDGTYALRLCITHGRITAGMMKTVMKTMEEFNLPFLRSTTGQRMNLEGIPADRVDEVIASLGTAAGKIPPGVAACAGAGICKYGMQESGEMADRLLALIKQNGPYPSKVKSGVSGCKMACAHSFVRDIGMIGGPKGWDVHFGGSSRKDAVPGVKLGSGLGMDDALELVGKALVFYRENGNKRERSSAMLRRLGTEALLNALG from the coding sequence ATGAATAATATTGAAGCTGAAAAACTGGTTGTCGCTCCGGTTGAGCGCAAAGACGGCACCTATGCCTTGAGGCTGTGCATCACCCACGGGCGGATCACAGCGGGAATGATGAAAACCGTCATGAAGACCATGGAGGAGTTCAACCTCCCTTTTTTGCGGTCCACCACCGGACAGCGCATGAATCTTGAAGGAATCCCTGCGGACAGGGTTGATGAGGTTATTGCTTCACTGGGTACCGCTGCGGGAAAAATACCTCCGGGAGTGGCAGCCTGTGCCGGAGCCGGGATATGCAAATACGGCATGCAGGAAAGCGGCGAAATGGCCGACAGACTCCTTGCGTTGATCAAACAGAACGGTCCTTATCCGTCCAAGGTAAAGAGCGGCGTTTCCGGGTGCAAGATGGCCTGTGCGCACAGCTTTGTCCGCGATATCGGTATGATCGGCGGCCCCAAGGGCTGGGATGTTCATTTCGGAGGATCTTCCAGAAAGGATGCCGTACCCGGAGTAAAGCTCGGCAGCGGGCTGGGTATGGATGATGCACTTGAACTGGTCGGCAAGGCTCTTGTGTTCTACAGGGAGAACGGCAACAAGCGCGAGCGCTCAAGTGCCATGCTGCGCCGACTGGGAACGGAAGCATTGCTGAACGCTCTAGGATAG
- a CDS encoding efflux RND transporter periplasmic adaptor subunit, which yields MDILIELTYAAIVFVAFKVFKIPVTKWTVTTAVVGGIFVVGGIFLCMAYYHPYTPEARIYFQTTPIVSQVRGKTIAVHVKPNTPLKAGDKLFTIDPTPFQARVDELTARLEFAQRRLKESKTLAKASAGSKYDVEQYQQEADSLKAELEKARFDLNSTTVVAPTDGWVTQLRLRPGMMAVPLPLRPVMTFVHSEDPMLVAAFKQNPLQNIRPGFKCEVIFPAIPGRAFKGEVTKVQSALAEGQLQPSGDLLSVSTEIPEGRVPVFINITDDMSAYNLPLGSAAAASVYSDKMEPLALIRQILLRMVSWRNIICFEGL from the coding sequence ATGGATATCCTTATTGAACTGACATACGCGGCCATTGTTTTCGTTGCCTTCAAAGTCTTCAAAATCCCTGTCACCAAATGGACGGTGACCACGGCTGTTGTCGGCGGAATTTTCGTGGTCGGCGGAATTTTCCTGTGCATGGCCTACTACCATCCCTACACCCCGGAAGCACGAATCTATTTCCAGACCACCCCGATAGTCTCGCAGGTACGCGGCAAGACAATCGCCGTTCACGTAAAGCCGAACACCCCGCTCAAAGCCGGGGACAAACTCTTTACCATAGACCCCACCCCATTTCAGGCCAGAGTGGACGAGCTTACCGCCCGTCTGGAATTCGCTCAGCGCAGACTCAAAGAATCCAAAACTCTGGCCAAGGCCTCGGCCGGAAGCAAATACGATGTTGAACAGTACCAGCAGGAAGCGGACAGCCTGAAAGCGGAACTTGAAAAAGCCCGCTTCGACCTGAACAGCACAACCGTAGTCGCCCCCACCGATGGATGGGTTACCCAGTTGCGGCTCCGGCCCGGCATGATGGCCGTGCCCCTGCCTCTGCGGCCGGTCATGACCTTTGTCCATTCCGAAGACCCCATGCTGGTGGCGGCCTTCAAGCAGAACCCGCTCCAGAACATCAGGCCCGGATTCAAATGCGAAGTGATTTTTCCCGCCATTCCGGGCCGGGCCTTCAAAGGCGAAGTAACCAAAGTCCAGTCCGCACTGGCCGAAGGACAACTCCAGCCGTCCGGCGATCTGCTCAGCGTGAGCACGGAAATACCGGAAGGCCGGGTCCCGGTGTTCATCAACATCACCGATGACATGTCCGCGTACAACCTGCCTCTGGGCAGCGCCGCGGCAGCCAGCGTATACAGCGATAAAATGGAACCGCTGGCACTGATCAGGCAGATACTGCTGCGCATGGTGAGCTGGAGAAATATCATCTGCTTCGAAGGGCTCTAA